TTTGGAGTTTGTAACAGTgaagtttattttgttaaaatattatGAGAGATGGTGGTGGggttaaataagttttcttcttcctactccctttcagGCAGTGTTGGCGTATCATTGTTTAGATGTGGTTGGTtggtgcgatgtggcacgggttgtggagttgtttgtttgcttaATTTTGCCGTTGCctgaaataatgaaattaaatcaaatcaaatcaaaaaatgAGAATATATTGAAGATAAGTACTTGATAATCCTTTATCCTCAGAAGTTAATCTAAACTAGCATGTCACACTAACATGAACTCAGCTGAattaacgcacacacacacacacgttggcAATTATGAACAGAACAGAGAGTAGGGACACTGGAGCTGGACGTCTCTCCTTTCATATCatgctctcttcctctccttttcaaATCTCATCCACTTTGCTTCTCTTCTGATCCATAAGGTGATTAGAAGAAGGAAGTAGCCAGACGGAGCTGCTCCAGAGCTCCACACTAATGAAAGATTTTTGAGGGTTTCGAAAATGTAATGAATTCAGAGTTTCATAAAACTCACCAAGAGAGGAAGtttgaagaaggaaaaagtttAGTCATAATTTATTTCTAAGTCCAACTCTGTAAGGAGAGCGGCCAGCTCGAATTTTCTCATTTCTGATGCTCTTTATACCAGGCAGACCTCGAGGAGGACTTTTAAGGGCAATCTTGACAGAGAATTTTGCAGAATACATTTGAAAGTGCAAATTGATTTTCTCTGTATCTTATAGTGCAAGCCTGAGTTTTCTCAGAtgtgtttctcctgcagccagACTATGTTtaagctgttttttgttttgttttatagttAAGTTAAAAcatcattaatattattattatcatgatcTTAGTTTTCAGCAACTTCTTAATTGCAGCGTTGGATATTTTAACATCTtccctcgtcccccccccccccccccccgccctagTTTATTTATCACCGCCATTGAATTGCTTTGTCTGAATTTCAGCAAGGACAAAGTTATGTTTCATGTTATCAAGAAACACCAAGATGACTAAAATAGTTTCTCTGCCTGAATTTTCAGAAAACTTAAAATTAACTCTCGGCGTCAGAAGTGAGTCTCGTTCAcctgagagaggagaggatttaCAGAGTTCAAAGAGACATCTGAGCTCTGGAACTCACTGACCTAATATATGGTCTAATTTATATGTGTTCTTTAGTGGCACAGAGAGCAACGAATAGGAAATTAAAATACTCCCTCATCAGCCTCGATGTGATCAGGAGCCTGGCATGGTAAAAGAGACTTCTCCGTAGTGTCTTCCAGTCGTGGGTGAAAAATATTTCTGGGAATAGCTTCAGGCCAAAGCAGGAaatacttttatatattttggaCTTTATGTACGTACCAGTATATCTATGAATTTTCCTACTGGTCTGCATGATATGCTTTGTTTtggttgtgtgtgcatttatggaGTCACACTGACCTCAAAACTGTTCATTAGTAAAGCTCACTAGTTTCTGGCTAGAATGTTGAGAAAACATAATCCTGTCCTTGTCCTGTACTTCCGCACAGACAGTCTTATCAGTTCAAGCCGGTTCCAGAGTTTACCAAGGACAAACCTATCCTCCCGCTATTTTAATATTGAGTAGGGCATCATCGATGAAGTACAGACGGCAGTAATCTCTCGGCTCGCTGTGTTGCGCTGGACAGATATGGTAAATTAGGACACGGCGTCATCCAGGAAGGTTTCGGAGTTTATTATAGTGGAGACGCTTTTATAGAACCATTACTGAGACAAAGGACCGTTAACAAAGTATATCGTAATTTTTCTGTTGAATAAATTAATTGTACTTTAGTGAAAAATCAGCAagtttcctgctttttttttttaatggtacCTTAATAAGGCACACTGCCAGTCATCTTCAAGTTGGTCTGTTGCTCGAATAGCTTTAGAAATAGACTTGAAACACCGTACatatgaaaatattttctctGTTATGTCTAAGGCAATATTAGCTTGTGTAATGGTGGAAAGCAACATCCAATCGTAGAGATGTTTGTAACTGActaaaaagatggaaaaaaataaactgtcatGTAATTAAATAGACTGTAGTGAACCAGAGCTCAACAGAAATGCTGTCAACCTTGCACCATATATTCTTTCCTTATAGAAGGCCTCCATGTTCATATGGCTGCCTAATTATGTCAGTGGCTCAAAGGCGACGGGACAGGAAATTGAATGAAAACCTAATGTTTGGCGTTAAACTCTTGGAGAAAAGGAGGATTTGGCTGAGAGTTGATGACAGGCCTTGAACAGAGCCCATAGACCTGTGGCGACCTGCCAAACAGCCACTAATAGAGCCATAAAGCAATTACCAGGACATACTGGGAgaaagggatggagggagagatgggaCAGATGACTCAAGAACGGAGGAAAGGATTTACACTATTTAAAGTGGATGGAGAGGATGGGAAATGCAATGTGCATGAGGACAGCAAGAAAAGTGAGGAAGGAAATAGGATTTGGACCATTTGATATGACCATTAGCTGATAATCAGCTAGCAGAGAGGGAGTATTATCTTCATCCTGAAGGTCAGATGGTAATGACTGCCTGGCTCGCTCTCCTGTGTTCTCTAAAACGCTGTGTTCCTGTGTGCCAATATATTTACAGGCTGGTTTGTTTCGTTTTTCTCTGGCAATATAGCATCAATGAAGACGTAAAATGGAAAAAGACTGCTTAACAATCAAGCTGTACCGCTGTGTTTttcacatgtgtgtgtattttcaggTTTTGTGCACCCATTCAAACCAGCTGGAGACCTCTTAAAATGCACAGTaatacaaaatgttttatttccatcagtagtgcagctttttgttttatggAATCACAAAACAACTTTCCACCAAATCCTTAAGATATGGAAACTCCAGAGTGTTACGATAAGGGATGAGCCTCTTTGAGAAGATGTGtgttttaaagtaaataatattctgtttcATAGAaatggatcaatatttttaaattacagaCCCATTCTAGCTTGTATTTTCAATTCTATGACGACAACTGGATCATTTGATCATCCCAGTGTTGGTACCGATGGAAAACTCCTTAGTTACATTATTATATGTTGCAAACAGATATTGCACTTCTAAAAATACTActacacaaaaaaatgaaagcaaatgatCACATAAAATTGACACCAAGATAATGGTTGCAGATGATTTTAATGAGCTCGACATTTCATATTCTACGTGCTCTTGGGCTCTACAGTGTGAGTGTGGGCTACAAAGTGGTTTTGATATTGTTTTTGTGAGCATATTCACTacgaaaatgtgtgtgtgtgtgtgtgtgtgtgtgtgcatgtgttcgcTTTGAAAAGCTGCAGGGCACGAGTGAGtacgatttaaaaaaaaaaaaaaaaaatacaaagagaaTGGCTAAGAGCTTGTTTGGAGTGAGTCCATTTTAGACTGCATGCATGATAACCGTGTGATTAAATTTCCactgtgtttccccccccctcactcagGCGGAATGATGAGGTGACCCACATTAAGATCCAGAACTCCGGCGACTACTACGACCTGTATGGGGGGGAGAAGTTTGCCACACTGGCAGagctggtgcagtactacactgaaCAACAGGATCTCCTGCGTGAGCGGAATGGCCATGTTATAGAACTCAAGTACCCGCTCAACTGCAAGGACCCCACCACTGAGAGGTGCCGACAGACCCACAACCTACAAATCAGCCCACTTTAGCATGCAATTGAGCTCTATGTGGTTAAGATgcagcacatgcacaaacatagATGTTGCTTTTGTCCAAACTCCAAACTTACTTGAAGGTTTACTCGTAAGTCGAGCTTCCTGCTCTGAGATGAAGCCAGACCACAGGCAAAAGTAACACAACTGTGAGTCTGAAAGTTGCTATGATAACAACGAGGACTTGTCATGTGATACATTAGCATTTAAGTAAAGCAATAGATGATTAACGTTATCagtttaaacaataaaatgcGCTAAAAATGGGGCAGTTTCACTCATTTAACAATGAGAGGGGCAATGAGGAAGGATCAGCTGGTAACCGTGTACTTGTACACACGTGTTTATACCTGTGTTGTGAGGTAAGATGCATTATTCTGTACACATTCATCACAACCAGATGGGCTTTTAGATTTACAGCATCAACACAGGCATGTTTCCTAATGCGACTTCAAAGAAGACTGAGTGGGAGgcgctgctgttgtgtttatgtgtgccAAGCACTCGCATGCTAACATCCTTTCAGAGAATATACAAAGGTTGGATACAGCGGTACAAtttacacctacacacactcgcTGAAGAGAGAGACTTGGGCCGCTGGTGTTGCTTTTTGAGAAAACTTTCCACTCAAATTATTCATAAAACATTCAAAGAACTCTTCTTGCTCATATGTAGGTCCTCATATGCAGAGAAGCACATTTGGATTTGGTTTCTCTTGCTGAGCACGTTTGGTACGTTTTGCCTTTTCTGCATGTCGTGATGTTTACGTCGGAGTTTCTATTTAAATCTAAAGACCTGCGATCTTGGTTTTGTGGTTTTTCCATTCTACATATACGTCTCCTACACGTTTGTGCTCACCACACTCAGCCTGGACCAATGTGagacagcatttcatttttgagTAGGAGTCGACACTCGCTTCGCACATATAGGTTTTTGAACTTTAAAGATacagggagggaggaagcaCGATTCTGTTGGCTTTTGTTGCTCAACTTGAAATCGCTCTAGCCGGAGGCTGCCACTACAGGGGTGTTCTCTCATCCTGTTCCTGATCTGATTATTGATAAGTGGTCGATCTTGATATATATttgcttttaatgtgaaaacatttatgtacctgcctgattaaaatgaaacacaattaggtacaataaaatatatgctTGTGATGCCGGTTATTTAATCTTGGCATGTGCTCCAATAGTTCTTGCTGCAGAGATCATCTCGCAGATACACTTTGGTGGAAAGACGGCTCATCTCTGGAGTAAATGCATGCaaagtatattttttatttacctcaGTCTATAAATTTGTTGCAAAACTTAACGAGCAAGTCGCCTCAATCGTTGGGTTTTCTGGTTTTAATATGTCACAATGATAATCCACATTGGAATTACAGGAATACATTTTGGACGGTCtctaatttgatttgattaattTACATATgacagcaatttaaaaaaaaacatgttaactTTTTCAGGCTAATCACAAGTGTTAAAACTGACAGTCCTAATTATtgtgtataataaatatatgaacTCAATCTGCTCTCTCATTCCTCTTCAGGTGGTATCATGGGCATCTGTCTGGACGAGATGCAGAGAAATTGCTTACAGAAAAAGGCAAAGCGGGAAGCTTCCTGGTCCGGGAGAGCCAGAGCAAGCCGGGCGACTTTGTTCTCTCTGTTCTTACAAATGAGGAAAAACACGAGAACTTGGACCGTAAAACAAAGGTCACTCACGTTATGATACGCTACCAGGTGAGGTAACGCCGCCCAGGCTACCAGAAATATACAGAATGTAAAACTGACAGATGGGAGGTTTATTAATTTTGCATTCGTACATGGTTTGATTGCCATTTTAAAGCAagctctgatttgttttttgcacactCTGACCAGCCTTTTGCTGTAGTTGAACTGACAGCATGTACTTTCAGCAGGATGGTAGATATGACGTAGGCGGTGGTGAGAGGTTCGACACCCTGGCTGACCTGGTGGATCACTATAAGAAGAATCCCATGGTGGAGAAAAGTGGCATCGTCGTGCATCTCAAACAGGTATGGAAGTGAAAAGCAagcagaactacgcaaactcaCTCAGCGTTTGCGTACAGTGCATTGAAGGGATGGATAGTCTGGTTCATtcatcgctctcaaaatgtccACTCTGACAACAGCCTTTTAACGCCACAAGAATAAACGCCGCCAACATTGAGAACCGGGTACGAGAGCTCAACAAAGTAGCAGATAACTCAGAGAAACCCAAACAAGGATTCTGGGAAGAATTTGAGGTACGTTGCTGTAAAGCTCTCGGTACTTGTGTTTTGTGTAACTGTGGAGTCAATTGAAGTGTTTCTTAGCCTTGGTTGTGTTCTTGGGGAAACTGCGTGCTGAAAGGCTTCCCCTCCCGCCTCCGACCTGGAGGGGCGCATGcaggtttgttgttgttgttaaactcGGCATTGTTCACAATCGAAGCTGCCCACCAGAATGCTTTGAATCAACATGTGGTTTCCTTCCTCagcatgttatttttatttatttaaaggagTGCCGAGAATAATTATTACATTCAGAAATGTTTACATCATGTCTGCTAGCTAGGGGGTCTTCTCTGTATGCATTGGGCAGTTCCAGACATCACTGGATCATTTTGAAACCAACGTGGATCTGTGAAGGTTCCCAGTTATCATGGTGGATCTCTGTGCTGAATGAAGTCCACTGGACATGTAAGAACTGAAGGAGCCTCTTTGATGAGAGGCGAAATGTCTTTTTCTTataagtccagttgactttataaCACAGAGACTCGTTTACAGGGATGCTGTTGGCGCTACAAATCTGGATCTGTTTGTCTGGTAACGACAGAATGACCCCAGAATTGCTAGATGTTGTTTTCCTGGAGCTCTTTGCTGCagaaacttcttcttctttaatcATTCTATGCGTTTGTTTTTTCACTAACTGTCAGGTACTTCAGCAGCAGGAATGCAAGCTGCTGTATCCCCGGAAAGAAGGCCAGAAGCCTGAAAACAAGAGCAAAAACAGATACAAGAATATCCTCCCCTGTAAGTCTCAGAGCAACCTGCCATTTCCTGTCTGCCCGACTTCCTGTGGAAAGAATGACACAAATAGACGCCAGAAAATGTAGATGCCGGATTAGAGCCTGACGACTGACCTTTGGTAGCTCGCGTCGTGTGTGAAAAACATAAGCATGAGGTTTGTTCTCAGGAAActtttgcattcatttaatgAAGCTTGACTCTTTTCAGTTGACACAACTCGGGTTGAACTCAGGGAAATGGATCCAGACGTTCCGGCTTCAGACTACATCAATGCCAACTACATCCGAGTGAGTCTTTACAGCAGTCTACAAGGAATATCAGTGAAAGCTGGCAGTAACACAGGATGCGTATGTACTGTATACAGTATCACTGTCGTAAATGTAACTCCAACAACTTGAAGTCtttattttagaatttatttCAACTGGTGATATTTTCTTCAGGAAGTGAAACTGAGTGTATTTAGTCACTGTTTTTAATGACTGAAAGCAATGCCAATTAAATTTGATCTCATTACCTTGGTAATACAGTAGCTGACTCGTTAGCTGGCGAGGCTACATTCCTGCAGAGTTTCAGATGTCACAGTGTCCATGTTTCACAGAACATGCATGTAGACGGGCGCCCAATGGATGAGGTCAAAGTCTTCATCGCAACACAAGGATGCCTACAGAATACAGTCGTTGACTTCTGGAAGATGGTGTATCAGGAGAACACGCATGTCATCGTCATGACTACgaaggaggtggagagaggaagGGTGAGCTGCGATCGGTAAAAAGATACCACAGATATTCAGGAGTGTAGTTCAGTTGAGCGTTTAAATGCTTCTCTTTGAACTAGAGGGGCAAATTAATCACgaataaatatttctttatatttctaaaggtggttttattattttgctttaaaGAGCCTATCTGTTCCCTCATTATTCTCTGTGGCGCATCAGTGCTGATTGATCGCCGTGATAGGGATCTATGAAGGGAGAGGGACTCTGCGATTGCAGATCTTTGTGATAACAACATGGATGAAATGACCCCGAATCTAGAACATTAAATCTTACAGATCTGATATTCAAGAAAAGATGGACGAACCAAGCGGCACAAAAAACGTCCTCGTAAAGTTTATTAGAACGATCATTGTTTTGATTTAATGAAGAGTATGAAATCCTGGTGTTGACGCCCACTGTGTTCCAGCGTGTTCAGCAGAACGATAGCCCCGGATGGCATCAGCTGGTCGTGGGTCTGCCACCGAGGTCTGGGGGTGGGGAGGGAGACTGCTGGGAGGGGGATATTATGACAGTTAAGCTGATTGGAAAGCTGCTTTGAGATAAAGTAGCGCTTTCAGTTGTCTATATATCATCACACACACCCTATTCTCCTTTCTTCCCTGTCGCTGTGTGTTTCTTCTGGTTTAGAACAAATGTGTCCGGTACTGGCCCGACCTCCACGGCACCAAGGAGTTCGGGAAGTTGCTGTTGAGGAACATAGATGAGCGGACAGCCCAAGATTACATCCTCAGGAAGCTGGAGGTGACCCGTCTGGACCGGGTAGATAAAGCTGCATACTCAATCAGAGCTGACCCACTGACCTGGGGTCAGATAATCTGATCCCAGGTCATACACTTTTGCAAAGCAGAAACGCAATCCTGCGGCGCGTTCATGTGCTATATCAGGAGAATCTAGTCAAAGGATGTGAGAAGCCGACTGAGACAATAGAATGTTTAAGTTCCGTGTTTTCCTGCACTGAAGcttaaaataaaggttttacgTCTGCCACTGAATCCACATTCCTCTCGACATGAAATCATATCCTCATGTCTGGAGCTCCAAGTTAGCACTGATGCTATTGTGATGTTACTACGATGCCAGTTTGTGTAACACAGCCCACGTTGCTAGTGGATTAGCCTTCTCCTGCAGTGATACTGGTATCCTAGCGTGATGGGGGAACTTCCCACCGGCTGGACAAACACTGCCTTGTCTAAATCAACCGGCTGATGAGTCATTCTAACTTTGGCTGCACTTTGGAAAGCCTGTGATTCTCTGCCGTGCTTCCTCCACTGGGCTCCTGCCTATTAACGAACAGTCGGtgcagacggaggaagaggaagatgtctCAGATTATTGACACGGCCAGGATCAGCATATTCAAAATTGaaagaacttttttttgttgttgtagaaTGAGCCTCTGCGGTACGTCTGGCACTACCAGTACCTGAGCTGGCCGGATCACGGGGTGCCTAATGAGCCCGGCGGCGTCCTCTGGTTCCTAGAGGAAGTGAATCGCACCCAGTGCACCATTCCAGACACGGGCCCCATTGTCGTCCACTGCAGGTAGCAATACAGGAAGCTTTATTACCGGCACACTCGCTAATGTCCACCAGCAGTGCACGACCTCTGGTGAGGGAAAAGAAGGGTGATGTGATTGTGCTCTTTGAGTTCAAACTCACATTTGAGTTCGGTCATTGTCATTCATATCCTGAGAGGCGCCGCTCGCAGTAGCAGACGCTACGCATTCATCACCTCGTCGAGTGTTCCTCTGAGGAAGACGCCTGCAGCTCACTGATGGCGGTCTTCCTCTTTGTCCCATGAGAGGCTATAAAAGCAAACATGAAGGACATTCAGAAAGCAGATGCCCCCGACGAGACCTGCAGTCTACTCTAGTACATGTACGTCCAGTATGTCCATGCGTGTGATGTAAACATAATCATCCACCTGTCATCCACCCCAACTGgattatttattctcatttacagACCCACATGGTTTAGTCCACTTTCCCCGTCCCTGTGGGCTCCGGTGGCTTTTAAATTCCGTGTAGCAGCGTGAGATTGACGCGTTTGATATCAATGAGTGTTTCTGTCATGATTTACTTCAATTATTAGAGGCTCCTTCCAGTGTTTTAAATGTCTCCTTGGATGCAGGAACATCTACATGGCTGAACTAAACACAGGACAGAAGAAGCtctggttttttgttttgtctgatgGAGGTGTGAAGCTGAAGCATCGCCACTCGCgctctatttttacatttggtcCTTTAGCAAGGTGCTATCTGCAGAGAGCCCACACGGAGGAGGCCGCGCGGGCTTGGAAGTAGTTTCCCCAGGAAGCCACCGGGTTACAGTGttctctctgttttctgctCCATCTGTCATGGACTGGTGAAAGACTGGAGACTTGTGCCGCCCCCTCTCCTGATTCATTGTCAATGTCGCTCTCCCGTCGCTGCTGTCTCAAGCCAGTCACAGGAAGTCACAACTGAATATGGCTCATTTAATTGTAGGATAATAGTTTGTTTCTGCCTGCTGTCCTTTCGTCAAACGGCCCATTCTGACAACATGACCTCCTTCATGGAGGGTTTCCTGAAATATTTTAACTGGCCACAAGGGTGCGCTGTAATGATTCAGCACTCGTTAACCCAACTACCACGAGTGCATCTAGTTATTCCAGCTCACTCCAAACCAACCAGTAGATCAAAGCATGTCAGTTTAATCTAAATGAAACTCTTCTTTCAGCacaagtttaaatttaaatggcCTTCTGTGACCATCGATACAAACACTGAACCTGCTGGACTGACAGTCATCTAAATATCCCATGTGTTAATTAATCATTAATCAAGTTATCTTTGGGGAAACACTGACTTAAAGATGATCTAACATCATATTATATGAATGCAGAAGCAAAATTAAGCTAATTCATTCTCGAGTTCCtcatctttccttttttcccaCCTTTAGATTGATCCCTAATTGGTTCCGGTGTAGTGACGCTCTTCACCTTGTTGTCCTTGCAGTGCAGGCATTGGGAGGACGGGAACCATCATCGTCATCGACATCCTCATCGACGTCATTAACCGCCAAGGTGGGGGACTCGGATATGAAACGAAATACGCCTGCGCGTTTGAATCGACGGcgaatattttttttgcccgtGCGTATTCCAGGTCTGGACTGTGACATCGACATCCCTAAAACCATCCAGAGGGTGCGGCAGCAGAGGTCCGGTATGGTGCAGACGGAGGCCCAGTACAAGTTCATCTACATGGCTGTGCAGCAGTACATAGACACGGCCCAGAAGagactggaggaggagcaggtgctGTATGAACCGTGGAGGGATTCAAATCCGTCACACAACACTAATAAAGCCTGTGAAGCCAGTCGTGTGTCGCGTGACAATCGCCAGCGCAGTGAGGATGGAGAATCGCCTCTAAGCTGAATCTGCCTCCCACAATGTCACTTTGCAGAGGAACAAGATGAAGGAGCGGGAATATTCCAATGTCAAATATCCCCAGATGACCAACTCGAGGTCCAAACCCAACATGGCATCGTCGCGCTCTTCTTCTGTGTGAGTAGAATACTCGGCGCTGTTTGCTGAACGTGTGATGAAggcatggatgatgatgatgatgatgatgggtttTGGCCGTGCCTGCTCGTAGGTTGACGAACGATGATTCGTCGAGCGTGTATGAGAACATAAACTTCAAAAGCCCTCAGACGtcgttcagcagcaacaccaggAGGTAGAGCCGTTGCTGCGGACCCCTCCTCGTAAGTGCTTCATCACGTTCCTCCTGCTTGGCTTTCAAAATGTCGTCCTGTAAAAGTGTCGACACGCAGATGTTTATCTGATGCTCGGACGTTAAACCCTTTTGCGGCAGAGATCCGTTATTGATCATTGGGTGGGAGTTGAGGTGAGGAACGAGATTGCTCCCTGCCTGTCCACAATATGCCAGGACCCTGGCAGCCACTGACACGTTTACCCCAGGGCAGAGTTTCAGATTCTTTCTGGAAGCATCATGGTCTCTTTTATTCAGGTTTTAATCCACCTGAAGAAACTAAACCATTAGTTTAGTTTCAAATCATAATCCACCTCAGTTCTCAGCTCGTTCTCGGTCTCCCTCAGTGGTGAAAGAAATGCTCCAGGTTGAAATGTTGTCTTAAAGGTTTGAGGACGCCCTCCTAACAGAAACGGGGACTTCAGATGTCTCGTTGAGAGCCAACCAGAAAGCATCTTAACAGTGTGTAATAAAAGAATTAACATTTTTGAACCTTTGTACATTTCAACTTGAGAAAAATCAGTTCTTTATAATGATAATGAGATATTATGGCTTCAAAATAATAGACGCATGAGCCAGACAAATAGTCATTGTTTTGTAATCTCTCTATTAAAATGACACCTCCCCATTTAAAATAGTTCCACTTCAGATGGCAGCCATTAACTCTGTTTGATTCCATTCCAGCAGCAGAGTCTTCATCAGCACCTGGACACCCCTCTGAGGAAGCAGCACGGCGCTCTGACTGCACTGGGGGGCCTCCCGGAGCTTCAGGCGAGCTGACCTCCTGCTGAACCCTCATCTGGAGTCCAAACGAACTCTCACTCAGGACCTTTAATCATCCTGTTATTTCTTGGTGTGTGTCGGTAAAATATGCCCTGTTGACATTCGTAGCTGTATATGTATGTAAATCTATATTTATAAAGGAGCATCCTGGTAAAATCGATCGTCCCCGGCACTAATTTTGATTGGCTGCTCCGGTAGCCGTAGTTAGTGGCAGGAAACGGGTGGGGAGGATTCCTGAATGGTCGGCTGGCTGTCATCTCTCAGCTCGGTTTGACTGGCCTCCCTCGTTACTCGGCGGCTCTGACGCAGTTCAGCATCTGTGAAAGGAGGCCGAGGCGAGGAGAGgggcagaaggggggggggggggcgattacAGTGGGGCAGATGGCCGAGATTGAAGAATAGATTTGACTCTAAAAAGTAATTTAGAAGATGGCTGTAATCCGGGCCTGACGATAGCGGGCAGAGTAAGCCGGTGTCACTGATGTGATAAAGAAGATGTTTGTGCTGTGGAGCACCGAGCCCTCAGCGCTGTCTGGCAGGTTGTTCACTATTTATCGTCTCCAGGATCAGCACAAAACTATTCCACTCAAATTCAAGTGTTGATACGTTGCTGACATGTGACCTTGCTCGTTCAAAGCTGGCTCAGTTGCCCTGAAGATTTTACAAAAACGACATCACTCACAACAGGCAGGATGATCGCACGACTTCAGCCTAATCGTATTCAGTGTATCGAGTAAACCATGAAGGAGCGTCTCTTGTTggccgtgtgcgtgtgtgtgtgtgtgtgtgtgattagacCGTTCCCCTTCTCTACAAACACAGATCTTCCACTAACCGGGTCAAGGTCGCTCAGAGGCGGGAACCCTCCTTTGTCGCCTGCAGGCTTTAAGGGCCAGtttccacagctgcagcttgtGATCCTGGACAAACATGATTTATAGCAGGGCGGCGTCAAACCGAGATgcacaggagctgcaggagtgaTAGCGCTCACCGAACTGAACCAAGTTGATACTGCTGACCTCATTCTGCTGGGGATTATGATGATAATAGCACCAATATAACCTGCAGCAGCCATATAATCCTGCCTGACAAGCCAAGTCCTGTTTAAAGGCTTACAAGAGCACAAAGTGATTTTATGAAGGTTCCGTTGTCGGTCTTGTGATTCCGATCCCTTGTCTGTCATGTGGAGACTGTTGGTGTTCCTGAAACCACCTGCGCTGTGGAAAatgtacattattttttaattgtatttaactTTGCCTCGATGACACCGATACTTGAAAGTGTGAAACTGCTGAATCTCCGGCCTCAGGCTGTACGGACGTCCATCAGGAGTATATTTGGTAGCGCActacatttgtaattttttttgccatcagtgttatttttgtttcatttttgctgATGTTTCAAAATGTGCTCCTCATTGATCGTGTGATCCATTGTTGCTGTTGCTTGTCTGAGGTGTGCAGTCGTTACATGGTGTTTTATATCTGCTTGTCCTCTTGCCTTGACTTGAACACGGAGTCC
This genomic stretch from Brachionichthys hirsutus isolate HB-005 unplaced genomic scaffold, CSIRO-AGI_Bhir_v1 contig_300, whole genome shotgun sequence harbors:
- the LOC137915883 gene encoding tyrosine-protein phosphatase non-receptor type 11-like — protein: MTSRRWFHPNITGFEAEQLLLTRGVHGSFLARPSKSNPGDFTLSVRRNDEVTHIKIQNSGDYYDLYGGEKFATLAELVQYYTEQQDLLRERNGHVIELKYPLNCKDPTTERWYHGHLSGRDAEKLLTEKGKAGSFLVRESQSKPGDFVLSVLTNEEKHENLDRKTKVTHVMIRYQQDGRYDVGGGERFDTLADLVDHYKKNPMVEKSGIVVHLKQPFNATRINAANIENRVRELNKVADNSEKPKQGFWEEFEVLQQQECKLLYPRKEGQKPENKSKNRYKNILPFDTTRVELREMDPDVPASDYINANYIRNMHVDGRPMDEVKVFIATQGCLQNTVVDFWKMVYQENTHVIVMTTKEVERGRNKCVRYWPDLHGTKEFGKLLLRNIDERTAQDYILRKLEVTRLDRNEPLRYVWHYQYLSWPDHGVPNEPGGVLWFLEEVNRTQCTIPDTGPIVVHCSAGIGRTGTIIVIDILIDVINRQGLDCDIDIPKTIQRVRQQRSGMVQTEAQYKFIYMAVQQYIDTAQKRLEEEQRNKMKEREYSNVKYPQMTNSRSKPNMASSRSSSVLTNDDSSSVYENINFKSPQTSFSSNTRR